The genomic segment GCAGCGGCTTCACGACCGGGGGCTGTACTGGCGTTGAGCTCCTTTTTCAGGAAACTGCCTAATCCTGATAGATCCAGCCAGCCACCAGGGCTGCAAGAATTGCTCCCACCCAGAGCTCCAGCATCCACCACAGCGGGAAGTGCCGGCTAAACGGGGCCCAAGTTGCGATGGCGAAGTTTGTGGGAAGCCCCGCAGCAAAGCCGACGAGAACACCGACCTCAGCCGCAGTCTTCGGTCCGGCCCCTCGGGTCGCCCGCACTGACGCATAAAGCGATGCGACGATAGCGGCGAGGATAAACAGCATCACTATCCACGCACCCACGAAGAATGGGTACCGCGGTTGTTGCAAGAAGGCGCCGCCCTGCTGAGCGGCGGCGTATCGATCACGCAGTACCACCAGGTTGATGATGATGCTCCAGATGTTCCACACGACGCCTCCGGCCAAGGCGCCCAAGAGGACCCGGCGAGCATTGACAGAGGCCATAGGCCACCTCACAGGAAGCAAATTTTTGGGAGAGTTTCCGTTGAGTTGCGGATGCTAACAATCGGCCAGAAAACTGTCAAGGTCGGCACATCCGGCACCACGGAAGAGTCCGGTCGCTGATCCTCCGTGCCCAAGTTAGGCTGATATCGCGGCGGACCACTCCCCGTCAATTTCAGTGGGCGGGCTTAGCGCCGAGCGACGCTCGCCTCGTCCTTTCGCTGGTCCAGCAGCATGCGGGCGTTCTGAACCACCTCGATGAATCGGCGGGCGGCTTGGCAAATCACGTGGTTATTGCCGGCGTTGAGTGCGGCCGAGGAAACCAGCTCACCGCCGACGCCCAAGGCAACTGCGCCCGCGAGAATAAAATCTGCCGCGGTCTCCAGGTTCACGCCGCCGGTTGGCACCATCGGGACTTGCGGGAGCGGGCCGCGAAGCGCCTTGATGTAGCTAGCGCCGCCCAGTTCGCCACACGGGAAGATCTTCACGAAGTCCGCGCCCGCTTTCCAGGCATTCATCACCTCGGTGGGAGTAAGGGCGCCGGCCATCATCACGATGTCCCGAGACTTGGCAAAATCCACTGTCTCGTAATCCAGTCCAGGGCTGACCAGAAACTGCGCGCCGGCATCGGCGCACTGTCTGGCGGTGGCCGCATCGAGTACCGTTCCTGCCCCAACCAGCACCTCCGACCCCATGGACCTGGCCACCTCGCGAATCAGATCAACCGCCCCCGGAACCGTCATGGTGATTTCGGCGACAGGGATGCCCCCGAGGCATACCGCCTCGATGGCCATCATCGCCTGTTTTGCGGAAGCTGCCCGGACTACCGGAACGATGCCGACTTGGGTGATCTGATGGCGCACTTCCTGCTTAGTCATCGACTCGCCTCTTCTGCTGCGGTTGACAGCGTGGGCGCAAACTCATCGGGCCATCCAGCCTCCGTCCACGAGGAGAATATGGCCGTGGACGTAATTGCTGGCCGCGGAGCTGAGAAAAACTGCCGCACCCCCCAGGTCCGAGGGTTCGCCCCATCGCCCGGCGGGAATGCGTTCCAGGATTTGCCTGGAACGTTCCGCATCCTTGCGAAGAGCGGCGGTGTTGTCGGTTGCCATGTATCCGGGCGCGATGGCGTTGACATTGATCCCCTTGCAGGCCCACTCATTGGCGAAGGCCTTGGTCAGGGCGGCCACCCCCGACTTCGCCGCCGCATAAGAGGGCACCAGCACGCCACCTTGAAACGCCAGCAGCGAAGCGATATTGATGATCTTCCCACTACCTTGCTTCAGCATGTGCCGCGCCGCCAGTTGCGAAAGACGGAATACCGAGGTCAGGTTTACTGCGATGACTTCATCCCAGTATTGTTGCGGAAACTCGGCGGCCGGCGCGCGGCGTATGGTGCCGGCGTTGTTGACCAGAATGTCGATCGATCCGAACTCGTCCACGGTTCGCTGAATCAGTGCAGAGCAGACCTTCTCCTCGGCCACGTCGCCCGACATGAAAAACGCCTTGCGGCCAAGCCGGAGAACGTGGTCGCGGATGTCGCACGGCTCCGGAGTCAGCCCATGGCAGCCGACGTTGGCCCCGGCTTCGGCCAGCGCACGGGCAATCCCAAAGCCAAGCCCACTCTGCGAGCCGGTCACGAGCGCATTCTTACCTTCGAGTCGGAAAGCATCCAAGATCACGGTAGCGCCCCTTACGATTGAGCCGGGCCTGACCTGGCCCGGCTCTTCGCAACCACCATCTACTTCTTACGCCCGGCTTCCAGGCCTGAGCCCCCGCCGTCGAATCCGGGCTGCACATTCACCACGCCAAACTGGCGGTCCAGGACCTCGCGGTGCGCGGCCATGGCCCAGAGGAAGCAAATACGATGGCCCGGAACCGAGACGTTGGGATGATAACCGGTGGGCATCAGCACCGCATCGCCATCGCGCACCACGGTAACCAAATCGGGGTAGTCAGGGTTGTTGTAAACCATCTGGATTCCGAAGGCCGGCGCCGGCATGTTGAAGTACACATACATCTCTTCGAGCATGGCGGCGTGCTCGTGCGGCGGCCAACTGGTCCAATTGCCGGGATCGGACCAGGTGAAGCCCGCCACCAGCCTTCCCGCTTCAACGTTTTTCGCGATCGCCATGTGCAGGTGGCGCGACGCGTTAGTTCCGGACCCGGCCTGGAAGACCAATCCCGGATCCTTCAGTATTTCGGCGTAGCGCACGACCTGTAGAGGGTACCGGTGTTCGACATCGGCGGAGAACTCAGCGATATCAACAAGGCTGCCGCTCATGACTTCGACGAAAGACTCTCGCGGGATGTAGATCGAGTCGTATTGGCCAAGTTGGAACGACTGGCTCGCTACCTTCAGCGTGGCTTCCCCCGAGAGCACAATGAGGCCCGTCTCGCGATTCCCATTGCTGAAGGAAACGGCTGGCTTTGAGGAATTCAAAATGATGCGGCCGTAAGCCAGGTGCTTATTGGTGCTGTTTTCGGGAGTAACCGAGATGACCCGGCCGGTATGGGAGTTGGTGCCCCGGAACACCATCTTGTCGACGGGAACGTTCGACTGGTTGTTCATGACTCCGGACCTACGTGGCGGTTGGCATCATGTTCTTGGCCCCTTCAGCTTGGAAACCCGGGCGGCAGGCACCGTGGACTGCCGCCCGGATTGTCGGCTAGAAGCTGAACTTGACCGCGGCTTGGAAAGTACGTCCAAAGCCATTCTGGGTTTGGATTCTGCCAACGTTGGCGGTGTTGTTGAGGCTGGTGACCGGGTTGCCCAGAACCGGGTGGTTCAGCAGATTGAAGGTGTCGAGCCTCAGAGCCAGTTCCTTGGTCTCGCTAAAAATGAACTTACGGGAGAGAGCGGTGTCGAGCGTGAAGGCGCCCGGGCCCGAGAGGGAGTTGCGCCCCACGTTTCCAAACGTGCCGTTGGTGGGCGATGCGTAAGCCGTGTTGTTAAACCAGCAATCGCGGCTTCCCACGGTGGCTCCGTTAGAGCAGGTCCCACTACTGGGATCGCCCACCAGGTTGGGACGGTCCTTGAACGAGGTGGTCGTGCCGGTGAGGGCCGTATCCACGCCGGTCAGTACCGTGATGGGGATTCCGGTACGGTAGGTCAGAAGTGGCGCAATCTGCCAGTTGTTGAGCACCACACCCTTCCAACCCTGGTACTTGGGCGTATTCGCCACCAGAGAGATGTTCATGTTGTGGCGCACGTCGAAGCCACAGTTCCCGCGGTCGCCCTTGAGCACGGCCAGGTTGGGATTCGTAACCGGAGAGACGTAAAGATCCGGACGGCTGTTGGTCAGCTCTCCGGTGAAATCCTGGTCGCTGATGCAGTGCGACCAAGTGTAGTTCGACAGCAGCGTGAAGTTGTGGCTGAAGCGATGCCTCAAGCTGGCCAGCATCGCGTGGTAGTTGGCGTTGGCGCCATCCCAAAGCGAGGTCATGTTAGAGAAGTACTGGCCCTGCAGCGGGTTGGCTATCACCAGGGCGCGGCGGCAGTTGGTATTGCCGGTGGCGGCGGCGGCTCCGGCCGTGCAACCGCTTCCGCCGCTCGCCGCTGAGGGCGTAGCTACTGTCGCGACATTCATGCCCGGATTGGCTTCATACGCTACCCAGACGTGTGTCGTTTTGCTGCCCAGGTAACTCAACGAGAACAGCCAGTCGGCGCCGAACTGCTTCTCGACACTGAAGTTCCAGTTCTGTACGTACATGGGATGGACGTCGAAATTGTTGTTGATGTAGACGCCGTTCAGCGGGAAGAAGGCGGCCGGATCTCCCGGTTTGGGGAATGGCAGTGGGAACTGGGGAACGCCCGCCTGGCCGGCGTAGGGATTCGAAAGCGTACCGCCCGCGCTGGCTTTCGGAACGAAGCTGACCCCGCTGCCGAAAGGTGAATTGTCGGCATAGCGATCGAAGTAGTACAGCTCCGGACTGTCATAGAACAGGCCGTAACTGGCCCGCACGGTCATGTTACCTTTCTTGGTTGGGTCCCAGATCAGGCCGATGCGAGGCGAGAACTGCGCCAACTTATGCTGCGCGAACGCGCAGGGCACGCCGGGATCACCACAATACTGCAAGCCGGCGGGCGCATTCGGGTATACCGTGCTGTGCGTGCCGGCCACGAAGGCAGCGTAGTCGAAATGGCTGCCGCGATGCATGATGTCAGTCGACGGTAGATACGGCTCCCAGCGCACACCGACGTTGAACGTCAGGTTGGGCAGCAGTTTGATGTTGTCTTGTGCGTAGAGACCCCAGTAAGTGTATCTCCAGTTTTCCGCTTCCGGATTGCCCTGCGCGAAGTTGGAGGGGAAGCCGAGCATGAAGTCAACCAGGTTGTCTCCACTGCCGCCGGTGGTGTTGAACGTAAACTGCCCGTTGGACTGGAAGGTGGAGAGGTAGTTGAGCTGCATCTTCATGAAGTTGACGCCAAAAGAAAACTGGTGCTTGCCATGCACGATGTCCACATCATCGGCAAGCTGGTACAGATTGTTGATGAAGTATCCCGGCATGGAGGAGCCGCCGCCGACCGCGAAGTAGTTGGAAATGCTCAGCACTAATCCGTTCGGAACCGGGCTCGGGACAGTGATGCCGATACTGGCAGGATTGATCATGTCGTTAGCCGGGCCGCGGTGGATGGCGAGCCGGGTAGCTGTGACGTGGAAGGAGTTGACCAGGTTCGAGCTGATGGTAGACGTGTGGCCTATAGCCGCGGTCTGGAACCGGGCAAATTGGTTAGAGACCACGCTCTGCGGTACGATGTTGGTCTTGTCAAAAGGCAGCGGCGCTCTGGAATCGGTGCCGAAATAACGCATAAACACGGTCTGCTTGGGACTCAGGTTCCAATCCACTTTGGCCACGCCCTGGTCCTCGTTCCAAATCTGCGGGTAGGAATAGCTGATCTTGCCGCAGGCAGGATCGGGGGTGGCAGGAGGCACGAACTGCAGCAGGGCCAACGCCGAGGCATTGAAGCTTGCGGGATTGACTTTGTTGCCTGGAATGGTGATGCCGTTCACCGTCTTCAATGTCTTGGCTTTGCCGACGCCTTGGCATGCCGCCGACATCATCACGCTGAAGTCGCCAGTAAGCGTCGCGGGAGTCGGCACGATGATGGTTGCGAACGGCGCCGATGCCGACTGCCGGGTACCCTGGAAGCCCACGAAGAACAGCAATTTGTCTTTCTTGATGGGTCCGCCAAAGGTTCCCCCGAACTGGTTGCGCTTGATGCTCTCGTCTTTCGCGCCAGTAGAGAAGACCACGAGGCGGGCATTCACTGCCGGATTGCGCAGAAATTCAAAAACGCTGCCGTGATAGGCATTGGTGCCGGACTTGGTGACTGCATTCACCGTGGCGCCGGCGTGCACGCCGTAGCGCGCCGAAAGTCCGCTGCTCTGAACACTGAATTCCTGGACCGCATCCGGAAACGGATAAGGCGCATTCACGTTCGAGAAGGCGTCGTTGTTGTCGCTGCCATCCAACAAGAAGTTGTTGGCATTCTCCTGGCCGCCACCCACCGAGATGGGTTGCGAGGGCCCGTTGGCTTGGTTGTTGCCGTAGTTCTTGGTGCTGTTCAGGTCGTTGCTGGTGAGCGTGGGATTCGTCGCCGCACCCGACCCCATGACAAGTGACACCATATTGCGGCCATCGAGCGGAAGCTCCAGGATGCGCGCGTTGTCGATCATGGTCGAGATTGAGTTTTCGTGGGTTTCGACCAGTGCGGCATTGGCTCTCACCTCGACGGTCTCGGCAACGCTGCCCACGACGAGCTTGACATTCACTTCTGGGGTTTCGCCCACCTGCAACACGATGCCCGTCTGCAGGAAGTTCCGGAACCCGGTGGCCGTGACTTTCAATTGGTAGGGGCCGACCGGCAGGTTGGGCAGGGCGTAATTGCCCTCCGAACCGGAGACCGTGGTCCTGACCAATCCTGTATTGAACTGGCTGGCGGTGATTTGTGCTCCGACGATTGCCGCCCCGGTCGCATCGGTGATGCGGCCATGGATCTGGGCGAAGTTAACTGCCTGGCCGAAGAGAACGTTTTGCGCTAATGCTACGAACGCAACTACGGCCAGAATCTTCAGCATCTGTACGAACTTCATGGCGATTCTCCAAACTGCCCTTCGGCTAGGAAGTTGGTAAAGCTCCCAAGGATCGGTCCGGGGCTGCTGGGCGCACAAAAACCTATCGAGTGACGCGCGCGCTTGCCCCCTTCATTACTTTCTCGACTTCCGGCAGCGTCGCCATCGTGGTGTCTCCGGGTGTGGTCATGGCCAGTGCGCCATGCGCCGCTCCGCATTCGACAGCCCACTGGGGCTCGCGGCCGGTCAGAAACCCATAGATAAGACCGGAGGCAAAGGAATCGCCTCCGCCAATACGATCCAGGATCGCGAGACTTTCCCGACTCGTGGCGCGATAGAGTTTCCCGTCACAAAAGCAGACGGCACTCCAGTCGTTGATACTTGCCGACCTCACATGGCGCAGCGTGATGGCAACCGCCTTGATCCCGGGAAAGGCGGCCACCACGCGCTCGATCATGCGGCAGAAGTTTTCCGGATCCAGCTTCGAAAGGTTTTCATCCAGGGTCTCGACTTCGAACCCCAGGGCGGCGGTGAAGTCCTCTTCGTTCCCGATCATCACGTCCACCAACGGAGCCAGCTCGCGGTTGATCTTCTGCGCCGCCGGCTTGCCGCCGGCCGACTTCCACAGTGACTCGCGGTAGTTGAGGTCGTAGGAAACGACGACCCCGTGCTGCCTTGCCGCCTGCATGGCTTCCTTGGCAACGCCCGGCGTGGTTTCGGAAAGCGCGGCAAAGATTCCGCCGGTGTGGAACCAGCGCGCACCCTCATGCGCAAAAATCCCGGTCCAGTCGATGTCGCCGGGCTTGAGTTGCGAAACCGCGGTGTGCCCGCGATCGGAGCAGCCCAGGGCCGCACGCACCCCAAATCCTCGCTCCGTAAAGTTGAGGCCATTCCGCACCGAGCGCCCCACCCCGTCATACGGCACCCACTTCACATGCGACTGGTCCACGCCGCCCTGATAGATAAGGTCCTGGATGAGCCTGCCCACCGGGTTATCGGCGAACGCGGTGACGATCGCCGTGTCCATTCCGAAACAACGCTTCAGGCCGCGGGCGACGTTGTATTCACCGCCGCCCTCCCAGGCGCGAAAAGTGCGCGTGGTATGGATGCGCTCATCCCCGGGATCGAGCCGGAGCATGACTTCCCCCAAGCTGACCAGGTCCCACTTGCAACCGGCCTTGGGCTTACTCTGCAACATCGAATTGCCCTTCACCCGGCTGGGGTCGCATGGCGGAAGGAAAGCAGGTTCGCATTCCCTCCGTCATGTTGCCGCCCCGGCGGCCTCATGCTTTCGCCCGAAGGCGCTGCTTGGCGGGCGCCGCGGCCACTTGCGCACTGTAGCCAAGCTTTTTCGAAACGCCCTTGCAGGCCGCGATCAGCGCGTTCGCAATCTTGCTTTCGCCTTCCAGAATTCGATGGACCGGCCCGGAGACACTCATGGCCGCGATGGGCTGCCCGCTCTCGTCGAAGATGGGCGCCCCGATGCAGGCCACACCGGGCTCGTTCTCCTCGTTGTCGACCGCATAGCCCCGCTGGCGCGCCAGTTCCAGCTCCTTGCGCACGGTTTGCAGGCGCTGCCGCGAAAGCTTGGCGAGATAGAAGAAGTAGGGAGAACGCGAATCGTCCGCTCCCAGAAAAGCCAACATCGCCTTTCCCATGGACGTCTGGTGGGCCGGCATGCGGCATCCCACGGTCGCGCTCATGCGGAACGGACGCGCACTATCCACAATCTGCAGATAGAGAACGTTGCCGTCGTCGAGCACGCTGAGGTTCACCATCTCGTTAAAGCGCTCGCGCAGTTCCAGCATCAGCGGGCGGGCGATGTCCTTGATGTCGCGGCGGACATGGGTGGAGAGCTCGAACAACTTGATGCCCAGCATGTACAGGCTGCCATCGGCGCTGCGCTCCACGTAACCGCGCTTGGCCAGGGTGTGCAGCAGCCGGAACGTGCGGCTCTTGTTCAACCCGACCCGCCGGCTGATTTCGATCAACGTAAGGCCTTCGCTGCCGCCAAAGACTTCCAGCACATCCAGCGCCTTGGCGACCGCATCCACAACGTACTTGCCGGAGGTGGTTCGCGCTACCTTCATGTTTTATCTATTAAAATGCTGTTGCAATAGACAAATCATCGGCCACAGCCTGTCACCGGCGAGCCGGCTTGTCAAGCAGCATTCTTCCTTTCATGGAAAGATTGATTGTCCCGCTTCGGGAATCCACCCGTCCCCGGTGGGGCGCAAAGCCGGCTCGCTTGCCGGCGCCGCCGCCGGGACGGTGAAGTCGTACAATGGCCCCCACTTTGCAGACCGCGACTGCCCCTTCGACGTCACCCGTTGTTATGGCGGCGACGGATTGATTTGCGGGCTGCGGCATGGCGTCGTCTCGGGGGTCGCGGACCAAGAAGTGGGTTGACACACAACAGGAAACACGAAACTATTGTTTTGTCAATTACAACATCGTTGTATTGTATAAAACGATTCAGGATGCGGAGCAACTAAGCGGGCACATCCAATGATTCTGCCCAGACCGCTCCGCGAGGGACCCCGATGACCTCATCCGCGACTCATTCCCTGGCATCCTCAGCCGGCCTCCGCCTCGCGAGATACTCTTTGGGCGTCGGCGACCGCTTTGCCCATCAGGCCCGGGCTCAGTTGCGCGCCTGCGTCATGGCTGCGCAGCGTGGCGTCGAGATCATTCCGGTCTGGAACAAGTCGAACCGCGAACACCTTATTGTTGGTTCCAAGCCTGGGAGTGTGCGTGCCGCCGCCGAAAAGGCAGTGCGCGAACTGGAATGGACCAGGCCCTTCCACGTGGACGCCGACCACATCAACCTCGACACCGTGGACGGCTTCCTGCCATCGAGCGACTTCTATACCCTGGACGTTGCTTACGCCATTGGCAAACCATCGGAGGCGTCGGCAATCGACGCATTTATCCACCGCCATCCTGAGTTGCTGCGGCCCATCGAACTGCAAGGCCGCGGGTTCTCGCGGCAACTGTCGCGCGAAGGGTTGGCGGAGATTGCGACCAAGTACCTGTTCGCCACCCTGGAGGCGGGCAGGATTTATCGGCACATCGCGGGCGCGCTGGGAACGGGCGCCTTCATCACCGAAGTCTCGATGGACGAAACCGACACTCCCCAGAGTCCAGCCGAGTTGTTGGTGATCCTCGCGGCCCTGTCCGATGAGGGCATTCCGCTGCAAACGATTGCGCCGAAGTTCACCGGCCGCTTCAACAAGGGCGTGGATTATGTGGGAGACGTCGCGCAGTTTGAAGTCGAGTTTCGCAGCGACCTGGCGGTAATCGCTCATGCCATCCAGGTCTACGGCCTGCCTGCCCAGTTGAAGCTGAGCATCCATTCTGGCAGCGACAAGTTCTCCATCTATCCGGCCATCCGCCGCGCCTTGCGCGAAACCGGGGCCGGCGTGCATGTAAAGACTGCCGGCACCACCTGGCTCGAAGAACTGGTCGGACTGGCGGAAGCCGGCGGCGATGGACTTGGACTGGCGAAGGAGATCTACGCCGAGGCGCACGCGCATCGTGATGAGCTGTGCGCTCCGTACGCAGCCGTGATTGACATCAGCGCAGGGAGGCTGCCCTCCCCGCAACAGGTCAACGGGTGGTCGTCACAGCAGTACGCCAACGCTCTGCGTCACGACCAGAAGTGTCCCGAGTACAACTCCGATTTCCGCCAGTTGCTGCACGTTGGCTATAAGGTCGCCGCCAAGCTGGGCCAGCGCTATCTGGACATGCTGGTGGCGTGCGAAGACTCCATCTCACGTAATGTGATCGCCAACTTGTACGAACGGCATATCACCCCGATTTTCCTGGCTGGGGACGCGTCAGCGTAAGCCCGTTAGCCCAGGAGGAGAGCCATGGGCTTTATCAACGAAGACTTCCTTCTGCACTCGGAAGCCGCCAAGCGCCTTTATCACGGCTATGCCGAGCAGCAGCCGATCCTGGACTATCACTGCCACCTCTCGCCCCGAGACATTGCCGAGAACCGCAGCTTTCGCAATCTTTTCGAAATCTGGCTGGAAGGCGACCACTATAAGTGGCGCGCCATGCGAACCAACGGCGAGTCCGAGCGCTACTGCACCGGCGACGCTTCTCCGTTCGACAAGTTCCTGGCTTGGGCCCGCACGGTGCCGCACACGATTCGCAATCCCCTTTTCCACTGGACGCATCTCGAGCTGAAGCGCTACTTCAGAATCGATGACCTCCTCAATGAGCGCACCGCCCGCGAGGTATGGGAGAAGGCGAACGCCCAACTTGCAGGAGAAAGCCTTCGCACCCAGGCCATCCTGAAGAAGTTCAAGGTGAAGGCCGTTTGCACCACCGACGATCCTGCTGACGACCTCGCCTTCCACCGGCAGATTGCCGGCCGGCCGTTCGGCACGCGTGTCTATCCGGCGTTCCGGCCCGACAAAGCGCTCAACGTCCACCACCCCGACCTGTTCAACCCGTGGGTAGATCGCTTGGCTTCGGCCAGCGACGTCGATATCGTCAAGCTCGAGAGCTTTCTGGCTGCCCTCCGCCAGAGGCACGACTTCTTCCACGCCATGGGCGGCCGTCTTTCCGATCATGGCCTGAACTACTGCTATGCCGATTTGTGTTCGGAATCGACGGCGGCGCGCATATTCGACAACGCGCGTGCCGGAAAGGCCGCTACGCCGGTCGAGCAGCACCAATTCGCGTCGTTCATGATGCTCTACTTCGGCCACCTCGATGCCGGGAAAGGCTGGACCAAGCAGTTGCATCTGGGTGCGCTCCGCAATGCGAATACCCGCCTGCTGCAACAACTCGGTCCCGACACCGGCTCGGATTCCATTGGCGATTGGCCGCAGGCCGAGGCGCTTGGCCGCTACCTGGACGCGCTTGATCGCGAGCATGCGCTGCCGAAAACCATCCTGTACAACGTGAACCCGGCTGATAACTACGTCCTCGCCACCATGATCGGCAACTTTCAGGACGGGTCGGTGGCCGGAAAAATTCAGTTCGGCAGCGGGTGGTGGTTCCTCGATCAGAAGGAAGCCATGCAATGGCAGATCAATGCCCTGTCCAACGCCGGCCTGCTGTCGCGTTTCATCGGCATGCTCACGGATTCGCGCTCCTTCATGTCCTATCCCCGCCATGAGTACTTCCGCCGCGTGCTGTGCAATATGCTCGGGGCCGACATGGAAAGTGGCGAGTTGCCCGGCGATGAAGCGCTCATCGGCGGCATGGTGCAGAACATCTGCTTCGAAAACGCCCGTCAGTATCTCGGATTGGAACTCGACTTGGGCACGACCGAAAGCGCAGCCGCCGGCAAGCAGTTGGCGAAGTGCGGAGAACCGGCATGAGGGGAGCAGCGACCATCGTCTTCGGAAGAGTGCTGCCCTTCGTCCTGGCGGTCACCATCGGCGCGATCGCACAGCAGACCCAGGCGGCGGTTCCTCAGCAGCCGGGGCGCAGCGATCCATCGTTCACAGAACCTTCTCTCGCGCCGGGCGTGGACTATACCGTTCCCACCGAGACCGAGATCAAGGCCACGCTCGATCGCATTCTTGCTCACTTCGTCCGCTCCACACCGTATCGCATCATTGACTCCAGTACCGGCAAGCCAATCACCGACTTCTCTCATCCGGTGAAAACCGCCGAAGTCGATCTCAGCAACGGGGAGTTCAACGACTGGACCTACTCTACCGGCGTTGCGCTGGCCGGCATGTTGCACGTTGCCGATGTGACCGGGGACCGGCGCTACCAGGATTACGCGCTCAAGAACTTCGACTTCATCTTCGACCACCTCAATTACTTCCGCCGCCAGGCCCAGCAGTTTGGGCCGCAGCCGCACGGCTATCGCCGACTGCTGGCGATGCATGAACTCGATGACTGCGGCGCCATCGGCTTTGCACTCGTCAAGGCCTATGCGAAGAAGCAGGATCCGCGCTACCGCGAAACCATCGACGTAGCTGCCGATTTCGTCTCCCACAAGATGACGCGCATGCCCGACGGCACGCTGGCGCGCCCGCGGCCGCTGCCGGTCTCCATCTGGACCGATGATATGTACATGAGCATCCCGCTGCTGGCGCAGATGGGGCACCTCACGGGCGATGGCAAGTACTTCGACGATGCCGCCCGGCAGGCCATACAGATGTCGGCACGCGTCTTCAACCCCGCCAATGGACTCTACGACCACGCCTGGTTTCAAGGAGTGGATCACGACCCTAGGTTCTACTGGGGCCGCGCCGACGGCTGGGCG from the Terriglobia bacterium genome contains:
- a CDS encoding 5-deoxy-glucuronate isomerase, whose protein sequence is MVFRGTNSHTGRVISVTPENSTNKHLAYGRIILNSSKPAVSFSNGNRETGLIVLSGEATLKVASQSFQLGQYDSIYIPRESFVEVMSGSLVDIAEFSADVEHRYPLQVVRYAEILKDPGLVFQAGSGTNASRHLHMAIAKNVEAGRLVAGFTWSDPGNWTSWPPHEHAAMLEEMYVYFNMPAPAFGIQMVYNNPDYPDLVTVVRDGDAVLMPTGYHPNVSVPGHRICFLWAMAAHREVLDRQFGVVNVQPGFDGGGSGLEAGRKK
- a CDS encoding TonB-dependent receptor — protein: MKFVQMLKILAVVAFVALAQNVLFGQAVNFAQIHGRITDATGAAIVGAQITASQFNTGLVRTTVSGSEGNYALPNLPVGPYQLKVTATGFRNFLQTGIVLQVGETPEVNVKLVVGSVAETVEVRANAALVETHENSISTMIDNARILELPLDGRNMVSLVMGSGAATNPTLTSNDLNSTKNYGNNQANGPSQPISVGGGQENANNFLLDGSDNNDAFSNVNAPYPFPDAVQEFSVQSSGLSARYGVHAGATVNAVTKSGTNAYHGSVFEFLRNPAVNARLVVFSTGAKDESIKRNQFGGTFGGPIKKDKLLFFVGFQGTRQSASAPFATIIVPTPATLTGDFSVMMSAACQGVGKAKTLKTVNGITIPGNKVNPASFNASALALLQFVPPATPDPACGKISYSYPQIWNEDQGVAKVDWNLSPKQTVFMRYFGTDSRAPLPFDKTNIVPQSVVSNQFARFQTAAIGHTSTISSNLVNSFHVTATRLAIHRGPANDMINPASIGITVPSPVPNGLVLSISNYFAVGGGSSMPGYFINNLYQLADDVDIVHGKHQFSFGVNFMKMQLNYLSTFQSNGQFTFNTTGGSGDNLVDFMLGFPSNFAQGNPEAENWRYTYWGLYAQDNIKLLPNLTFNVGVRWEPYLPSTDIMHRGSHFDYAAFVAGTHSTVYPNAPAGLQYCGDPGVPCAFAQHKLAQFSPRIGLIWDPTKKGNMTVRASYGLFYDSPELYYFDRYADNSPFGSGVSFVPKASAGGTLSNPYAGQAGVPQFPLPFPKPGDPAAFFPLNGVYINNNFDVHPMYVQNWNFSVEKQFGADWLFSLSYLGSKTTHVWVAYEANPGMNVATVATPSAASGGSGCTAGAAAATGNTNCRRALVIANPLQGQYFSNMTSLWDGANANYHAMLASLRHRFSHNFTLLSNYTWSHCISDQDFTGELTNSRPDLYVSPVTNPNLAVLKGDRGNCGFDVRHNMNISLVANTPKYQGWKGVVLNNWQIAPLLTYRTGIPITVLTGVDTALTGTTTSFKDRPNLVGDPSSGTCSNGATVGSRDCWFNNTAYASPTNGTFGNVGRNSLSGPGAFTLDTALSRKFIFSETKELALRLDTFNLLNHPVLGNPVTSLNNTANVGRIQTQNGFGRTFQAAVKFSF
- a CDS encoding IclR family transcriptional regulator, whose translation is MKVARTTSGKYVVDAVAKALDVLEVFGGSEGLTLIEISRRVGLNKSRTFRLLHTLAKRGYVERSADGSLYMLGIKLFELSTHVRRDIKDIARPLMLELRERFNEMVNLSVLDDGNVLYLQIVDSARPFRMSATVGCRMPAHQTSMGKAMLAFLGADDSRSPYFFYLAKLSRQRLQTVRKELELARQRGYAVDNEENEPGVACIGAPIFDESGQPIAAMSVSGPVHRILEGESKIANALIAACKGVSKKLGYSAQVAAAPAKQRLRAKA
- the eda gene encoding bifunctional 4-hydroxy-2-oxoglutarate aldolase/2-dehydro-3-deoxy-phosphogluconate aldolase, which translates into the protein MTKQEVRHQITQVGIVPVVRAASAKQAMMAIEAVCLGGIPVAEITMTVPGAVDLIREVARSMGSEVLVGAGTVLDAATARQCADAGAQFLVSPGLDYETVDFAKSRDIVMMAGALTPTEVMNAWKAGADFVKIFPCGELGGASYIKALRGPLPQVPMVPTGGVNLETAADFILAGAVALGVGGELVSSAALNAGNNHVICQAARRFIEVVQNARMLLDQRKDEASVARR
- a CDS encoding sugar kinase, which produces MLQSKPKAGCKWDLVSLGEVMLRLDPGDERIHTTRTFRAWEGGGEYNVARGLKRCFGMDTAIVTAFADNPVGRLIQDLIYQGGVDQSHVKWVPYDGVGRSVRNGLNFTERGFGVRAALGCSDRGHTAVSQLKPGDIDWTGIFAHEGARWFHTGGIFAALSETTPGVAKEAMQAARQHGVVVSYDLNYRESLWKSAGGKPAAQKINRELAPLVDVMIGNEEDFTAALGFEVETLDENLSKLDPENFCRMIERVVAAFPGIKAVAITLRHVRSASINDWSAVCFCDGKLYRATSRESLAILDRIGGGDSFASGLIYGFLTGREPQWAVECGAAHGALAMTTPGDTTMATLPEVEKVMKGASARVTR
- the kduD gene encoding 2-dehydro-3-deoxy-D-gluconate 5-dehydrogenase KduD — protein: MLDAFRLEGKNALVTGSQSGLGFGIARALAEAGANVGCHGLTPEPCDIRDHVLRLGRKAFFMSGDVAEEKVCSALIQRTVDEFGSIDILVNNAGTIRRAPAAEFPQQYWDEVIAVNLTSVFRLSQLAARHMLKQGSGKIINIASLLAFQGGVLVPSYAAAKSGVAALTKAFANEWACKGINVNAIAPGYMATDNTAALRKDAERSRQILERIPAGRWGEPSDLGGAAVFLSSAASNYVHGHILLVDGGWMAR